From the Streptomyces nigrescens genome, one window contains:
- a CDS encoding uracil-DNA glycosylase — protein sequence MLPESWRGVLGEELEKPYFKELTDFVEEERANGPVYPPREQVFAALEATPYDQVKVLILGQDPYHGAGQGHGLCFSVQPGVKTPPSLRNIYKEMKEELGHPIPDNGYLMPWAQQGVLLLNAVLTVREAEANSHKGKGWEKVTDAVIRAVASRPDPAVFVLWGNYAKKKLPLIDEERHAVVQGAHPSPLSAKKFFGSRPFTQINAAVAAQGHAPIDWRIPDLG from the coding sequence ATGCTGCCCGAGTCCTGGCGCGGGGTCCTCGGCGAGGAGTTGGAGAAGCCCTATTTCAAGGAGCTGACCGACTTCGTCGAGGAGGAGCGGGCCAACGGTCCGGTCTATCCGCCCCGCGAGCAGGTCTTCGCGGCGCTGGAGGCGACGCCCTACGACCAGGTGAAGGTGCTCATCCTGGGCCAGGACCCGTATCACGGTGCGGGGCAGGGCCACGGCCTGTGCTTCTCCGTGCAGCCCGGCGTCAAGACGCCGCCGTCGCTGCGGAACATCTACAAGGAGATGAAGGAGGAGCTGGGCCACCCGATTCCGGACAACGGATATCTGATGCCCTGGGCCCAGCAGGGTGTGCTGTTGCTGAACGCCGTCCTGACGGTCCGCGAGGCCGAGGCCAATTCACACAAGGGCAAGGGGTGGGAGAAGGTCACCGACGCGGTGATCCGTGCGGTGGCCTCCCGGCCCGACCCGGCGGTCTTCGTGCTGTGGGGGAACTACGCCAAGAAGAAGCTGCCGCTGATCGACGAGGAGCGGCATGCCGTGGTGCAGGGGGCACACCCCTCCCCGCTGTCGGCGAAGAAGTTCTTCGGCTCCCGCCCCTTCACCCAGATCAACGCGGCGGTCGCCGCGCAGGGCCATGCCCCGATCGACTGGCGCATCCCTGACCTGGGCTGA